One genomic segment of Ferrimicrobium sp. includes these proteins:
- a CDS encoding DUF929 family protein, with translation MSTTSTKRSRGPLAVGLVVVVIAATVMAFLFTRKSNQLSSSPPSAQLGSPVPQDVLARVTDIQESVLRKVGVDPALISRPQVIKGGKPLTLNGKPELLYIGAEFCPFCAAERWAIVGALSKFGTFKGLELMESSGTDRYPDTNTFSFVHASYSSPYLSVVTREVGTRADTPLQKLTTKENSLLQTYDVPPYVPPNYNGSIPFVDFANTFVINGASYSPQVLAGLNWQTIAAALSDPSSLVAKSIGGAVNEITATVCVMTHNQPGSACKTPLIQNLERKL, from the coding sequence GTGTCAACTACTAGTACTAAGCGAAGCCGAGGACCGCTAGCGGTTGGGCTCGTGGTGGTCGTTATCGCCGCCACAGTGATGGCTTTTCTCTTCACTCGTAAATCAAATCAATTGAGTTCGTCGCCACCATCGGCGCAGTTGGGTTCGCCCGTGCCCCAGGACGTGCTGGCGCGTGTCACCGATATCCAAGAGAGTGTACTCAGAAAGGTCGGAGTCGATCCGGCACTGATCTCTCGTCCCCAGGTGATCAAGGGAGGCAAGCCGCTCACCCTGAATGGCAAGCCCGAACTTCTTTATATAGGGGCAGAGTTCTGCCCATTTTGCGCGGCTGAGCGTTGGGCAATTGTCGGGGCACTCTCGAAGTTTGGGACCTTCAAAGGTCTAGAACTGATGGAGTCGAGTGGTACCGATCGCTATCCCGACACTAATACGTTCTCCTTCGTGCATGCGAGCTATAGCTCTCCGTATCTGTCAGTGGTCACTCGGGAGGTAGGCACGCGAGCTGATACGCCGCTGCAGAAGCTGACCACCAAGGAGAATAGTCTGCTACAGACCTACGATGTACCGCCGTATGTCCCTCCCAACTACAATGGCTCCATCCCCTTCGTCGATTTTGCGAACACGTTTGTGATCAATGGTGCGAGTTACTCTCCCCAGGTACTCGCTGGATTGAATTGGCAGACCATTGCGGCGGCACTGTCGGACCCGAGTTCTCTGGTTGCGAAGTCCATAGGAGGAGCGGTAAATGAGATCACCGCGACGGTGTGTGTGATGACGCACAACCAGCCAGGATCGGCATGCAAGACCCCACTCATTCAGAATCTCGAAAGAAAGCTCTAG
- a CDS encoding DUF5946 family protein, whose amino-acid sequence MVEVQCFGCGATVTEIDGPVHTYMRAAPGCWSLYCSLLNRKFPGAVERTGPPQGLVNAYAAQHGTNTERRNRQSVALHLISLCAGLERGVSGEHRRGLIGRMAHRDYPVLQPSPTSFTITVRDVADAEETVILRVVHDWEQATWLAWSAHQDQVREWLDDELRTAYGR is encoded by the coding sequence ATGGTTGAGGTCCAGTGCTTCGGATGTGGTGCAACTGTTACCGAGATTGACGGGCCAGTGCACACCTACATGCGTGCTGCACCGGGATGCTGGTCGTTGTATTGCTCGCTCCTCAACAGAAAGTTCCCAGGTGCCGTCGAAAGGACGGGTCCGCCACAGGGACTCGTCAATGCCTACGCCGCACAGCACGGTACGAACACCGAGCGACGGAATCGCCAGTCAGTTGCTCTTCATCTCATTAGTCTTTGCGCCGGCTTGGAACGCGGAGTTTCTGGCGAGCATCGAAGGGGGTTGATCGGTCGGATGGCGCACCGCGACTACCCGGTCCTTCAACCGTCGCCGACTTCGTTTACCATCACGGTGAGAGATGTCGCTGATGCCGAAGAGACTGTAATCCTTCGCGTCGTGCATGACTGGGAACAGGCGACGTGGCTGGCCTGGTCAGCCCATCAAGACCAGGTACGGGAATGGCTCGATGACGAGTTACGTACGGCTTACGGCCGGTAG